Part of the Candidatus Methanogranum gryphiswaldense genome, ACAAACGCGGAGTCATGCTCCACTTCGAAAAAGGAAACGATATAATGATATCTTCAAAGGATCCAGAAGCCCTTATGGAAGCTATCACTTCGTGACCTTCGGCGGAGTGATTATCAGACCTATCGAATGCATTTTCCTCTCGGGGGTGGCTGGATTTTCCGCCAACCTCGAGATGGTCCTTCCGATGATCTGCACCGCATTATCCAACTCATATTCGGTGGCATATATTGGAGCTGTTGTGAATCCCATTATGTCTTTCTTGAGATCGAAACCTTCTCTTCTGAGTCCATTTTGAAACTCCTGAATGAATGCCATACAATATTGTGTGAACAATGCTAATAAGAATTCAGGAGATGGGTCCACTTGATCCTCAGAAGGCATGAATGCTTCTTCGGCCAAAGAATACGTCTTTTCCACAGTTCCGCGTTTTCTTGTTGTATCAACTACTGTCACAAGACCCGCTTTCTCAAGTTTTGCAAGATGCCTATACATCGTAGAGCGCGGTATGTCCTGACATCTTGTACATAATCCTTTGACTGATATCTTCTCTGCATATCTGATCTCCAGCAATATCTTTCCTCTGACAGGATCAATTAGATTTTCCAAGATCTTACTATCCATAATCTCAATATGAGAATGATTTCAAGGTAATAATAAATCTCCACTGCTAAAAATAAGAATGATGATACTGTCAAAAGAAAGGTATTATATCTCAGATGTCTTGATTTGCTACCATGGACGTCGGAGTATTGATCACACTAACAGTAGCTTTGTTCTTCATACTAGACCCATTCGCTAGTCTACCGGTGTTCATATCAGTAACAAAAAATCTGGACCAAAAGGAGATTAAGGCCTATGCGAACAAAGCCGTACTAGTTGCGGCCATCCTTCTTTTCGTATTCGTATTCGTAGGTTCTGACCTCATGGGGATCTTTGGGGTCACCATGGACAGTTTCCGTGTAGCCGGTGGTGCAGTGCTTTTCATGATGTCTATCGAATTGATATTCGGACTGAAACTTGCCAAGATGGATGATGAAAAGGGAGCTGCTTGGGTCATCATCGCTACTCCTATACTTACCGGCCCCGGAGTCATAACGACAGCGGTTCTATTCTCAGCGCAATATGGAGCGGCCATAGTGCTCATTGCAGGCGTCATCGCGCTTCTGCTTACATGGATAATCCTAAGAAGCGCAACGGTCATTATGAAATTCGTCGGAGAACAGGTGATCGGCATACTCTCCAAGATAATCGGTCTTCTAATCGCTGCGATGGCCGTAGAATACATATTCGGAGGGGCATTGGCGTGGTTCAATAACAATTCTGTAGAACTAATCTCCCTGGCACTTTCCTTCATATAAGATCAATAAGTAAATTCAGCTTCAAACAATCATGGGAAAAGAATAACTCCTTTGATATCGATGTTACATGAATTACTGGAGGATGATGAAATGGATGAGAACTCGCTCTATATCCGTGAAAGAAAGATAGAACATACCATAGATGCCCTTCAAAAGAACGGCATCAATGGATATTTTGCACATTCGAGAGGAGAACTTTACTCACTGATAGAGAAGATAGTTCCCGCAGGATCATCTGTTGCTTCAGGAGGATCGATGACACTCTCTGAGACCAATGTGTTCAGTTTCCTGAAAACAGAATACAATTACTTAGAATACGACCATGGAGATCCAAAAGCATCACGTATAATCTTCTCATCCGATGCATTCCTTTGCAGCGCGAACGCCATCACAGAGGAAGGAGAGATATACAATGTGGATGGGAACGGCAACAGGGTAGCTGCCATGATATGGGGGCCGGAGAAGGTCATAATCGTAGCAGGGGCCAACAAGATCGTGCCTGATCTCGATTCCGCGAAAAAACGCTGTAAAGACATATCCGGACCAATGAACGCAAAAAGACTCAACAAAGTCACCCCGTGTGTAAAGACTGGACGTTGTATGGACTGTAATTCACCGGACAGGATATGCAACGAATACGTACTTATCAAAAAACAGCGCATAAAGGAAAGAATGCATGTGATATTCCTGAACGAGGACCTTGGATACTGACCGTACACTCTTTTACTGAGTGGATAATCATAAGGATAAGGATCTTGGGAATCACCCAATAGTCTTTACTCTTCTTTCTTTGCTTTCTCCGGGATCTTCACCGTATCTATGACCTTCTTGGCGTTCGGTGAAGTGTACTCGTTCTTCATGACAAGACATTGCTTGGGGCAGGATTCGACACAACTCCTACATTGAACACATGACATCCTATCTATCGTCCAGATACGTGCAGCTTTATCCACCGTCAACGCGTCCGCTGGACACTTCTTAGCACATATCCCACACAGTATGCATTGTTCAGCATCGATCTCCACGTGCCCCCTTGTGCTCTCCTGCCACTTCCTAGGAACCGTCGGATATAATCTGGTGGACGGTCTCTTGAAAGCACTTGATAATACTGTCCTGCCTATCTTGAAAGAGCCCATATTCATCTCTCCGTACAGCTGATGCATGGATCTATCGTCATCACCATCATTGTCACATCATTAAGGTCGCATCCCTGAAGGACCTTCACCAGTATCGGTATGTTCGCATTAGTAGGTGTTCTAACGCGTGCCCTGTCGAGATACTTGGTTCCATTGCCTTTGACATAATAGAACGCCTCCCCCCTGGGCTGTTCTATCCTGACGATGAACTCGCCCACGGGAGGCATCCCTTTGACGGGGATGTTCACTGGACCTTCCGGTATGTTCTCTATATCTTTGATTATCAGATCTATGGATTGGAATACCTCCCGCACCCTGACCTTGCATCTCGCATAACAGTCGCCGTCGGTCTCGAGTATCGGCTTGAATCCGAGTTCCTTGTATTTTCCCAGATCCAA contains:
- a CDS encoding helix-turn-helix domain-containing protein, coding for MDSKILENLIDPVRGKILLEIRYAEKISVKGLCTRCQDIPRSTMYRHLAKLEKAGLVTVVDTTRKRGTVEKTYSLAEEAFMPSEDQVDPSPEFLLALFTQYCMAFIQEFQNGLRREGFDLKKDIMGFTTAPIYATEYELDNAVQIIGRTISRLAENPATPERKMHSIGLIITPPKVTK
- a CDS encoding MarC family protein, translating into MDVGVLITLTVALFFILDPFASLPVFISVTKNLDQKEIKAYANKAVLVAAILLFVFVFVGSDLMGIFGVTMDSFRVAGGAVLFMMSIELIFGLKLAKMDDEKGAAWVIIATPILTGPGVITTAVLFSAQYGAAIVLIAGVIALLLTWIILRSATVIMKFVGEQVIGILSKIIGLLIAAMAVEYIFGGALAWFNNNSVELISLALSFI
- a CDS encoding lactate utilization protein, whose protein sequence is MDENSLYIRERKIEHTIDALQKNGINGYFAHSRGELYSLIEKIVPAGSSVASGGSMTLSETNVFSFLKTEYNYLEYDHGDPKASRIIFSSDAFLCSANAITEEGEIYNVDGNGNRVAAMIWGPEKVIIVAGANKIVPDLDSAKKRCKDISGPMNAKRLNKVTPCVKTGRCMDCNSPDRICNEYVLIKKQRIKERMHVIFLNEDLGY
- a CDS encoding 4Fe-4S binding protein, which produces MGSFKIGRTVLSSAFKRPSTRLYPTVPRKWQESTRGHVEIDAEQCILCGICAKKCPADALTVDKAARIWTIDRMSCVQCRSCVESCPKQCLVMKNEYTSPNAKKVIDTVKIPEKAKKEE